From the genome of uncultured Bacteroides sp.:
CATTAAAGTCTCCCGTAATAACTACCGGAAGTCCCGGGGCCAACTCTTTTGCTTTGGTAAGCAATAGCTTTGCACCTTCCCTGCGGGCTATCTCACCCATATTGTCTAAATGCGTATTAAAACAAACGAATTCTTTTCCTGTTTTCTTTTCTTTTAATATAGCCCATGTTACAATACGTTCATACGCTGCATCCCAACCCTTTACTCCTATTTTTTCCGGAGTTTCACTCAATGCATAATTTCCTTCTTTGATCAGTTCAAAACGATCTGTTTTAAAAAGCAGAGAACAATATTCCCCAGCTTCTTTACCATCAGTACGTCCTGCACCTATTGCTGTATACTGAGGCAATCGTTCTTTCAGATCTACCAATTGGTTATACAAAACCTCCTGCATCCCTAAAATATCAGGAGCATAATAACGAATCATATTAGCAGCATTATCCTTACGGTATTGCCAGCTATTTAAACTGTCTGAAGGTACATTCAGACGAATATTGAATGTCATAACATCCGCATTGAGAACTTTTTGTTGCGTACCACACGAGGTGGTAAGCACACAAAAGGCAGCCAAGATAAAATTTAAAATATATCTTTTCATCTAATTACATTTTCAAAGTGAAACTTGCGTTTTTAACATCGCGACTGTTCCCCCCGATCATAAGATTAAAATCACCAGGTTCGCAAACATAGTTGAGGTCGTAATCATAGAATTTTAATAGCTCAGGAGTTATTTTGAACGTCACTTCTTTTGATTCGCCCGCTTTCAGGAATATTTTCTGGAATCCTTTTAGTTCTTTAACCGGACGGGTAACACTTCCCACCAGATCACGGATATAAAGCTGAACTACTTCTGATCCATCTCTTGTACCAGTATTTGTAACCGTAACCGTTGCAGTAAGTTCCTCATTCATGTCGAGATCTTTGCTACTCATGGTTATATTGCTGTAATTGAAAGTCGTGTAACTCAATCCATATCCAAAAGGATAAAGAGGATCATTACTTACATCAAGATAATTACTACGGAACTTTTCAAACCAACGACCTTCTCCTAAAGGACGGCCTGTATTCTTGTGATTATAATATAAAGGAATCTGACCTACATTTTGAGGGAAAGTCATTGTTAGTTTTCCACTTGGATTAGCATCTCCAAACAAAACATCTCCAATCGCATAAGCAGATTCGCTACCGCCAAACCAAACATTCAGGATGGCAGGTACATTCTTTTGTTCCCAGGTAAGCACAACAGGACGTCCGCTAAACAGAACCAAAACAATGGGTTTCCCGGTTTTCAGCAATTCCGTTAATAAAGTACGCTGCACATCAGGCAATTCCAAATTAGTGCGGCAACTGCTTTCACCACTCATTTCAGATGATTCACCTAAGGCTGCAACAATAACGTCTGCGTTGGCCGATACTTTCAGAGCTTCCTCCAACATTTCCTTATCAGTTCGGTTGTCACGATGCAAACTGCGACCGAACATTGTTGCACGTTTCTCATAAGCAGTATCACTAACCAGATTACTACCTTTTGCATAAACAACCTTTGCTTGGTCACCCAATGTTTCTCTAAGTCCTTTAACAAGTGAAGGGCTCCTATCAAGCACTGCAGCTACACTCCATGTTCCTACCATATTTTCACCAGCTTCGGCCAATGGGCCAACAACAGCTATGTTTCCTTGTTTCTTCAGAGGAAGTAGATTATTTTCGTTTTTCAATAAGACAAAGCTTTCTGAAGCAATCTTTCGGGCTTCTGCGCGATGTTCCTTTGTATAAATATCTTTTAACGGCCGTTTCAGATCACAGTATTTATATGGATTATCAAATAAACCAAGTTTATACTTTGCTTCCAGAATACGACGACAGGCTTTATCCAGCGTGTTTATTGTAATAATTCCCTCATCTATAGATTTCCTTAAAGTTTCTGTAAAACCAGCACTAACCATATCCATGTCAACACCTGCATTAATTGCACGTGCCGATACTGTTTTCAAATCACCTATACCGTGATATACCATTTCTGCAATTCCTGTAAAATCAGTAACAACAAAACCATTAAAGCCCCATTGATTACGGAGTAAATCTGTCAATAACCATTTATTTGCAGTAGCCGGAACACCATCTATTTCATTGAAAGAAGCCATAATACTTCCTGCTCCTGCTTCAACCGCTGCTTTGTAAGGAGGCATATATTCATTCATCATACGAATACGACTCATATCAACAGTATTATAATCACGTCCAGCTTCGCTAGCTCCATAAAGTGCAAAATGCTTTATACAAGCCATAATTTCATTATTGGATTTCAGCCCTTTGCCCTGATATCCACTAATCATAGCTTTTGCAATTTCAGATCCCAAAAACGGATCTTCTCCACAGCCTTCAGAAGCACGTCCCCAACGAGGATCTCTGCAAATATCCAGCATAGGTCCAAACGTCCAGCTAATTCCGTCAGCACTAGCTTCGATAGCAGCAATACGGGCAGCCTTTTCTATTGCTTCCATATTCCAAGTACATGACAGACCTAAAGGTATAGGAAATATTGTTTCGTATCCGTGAATAACATCCATTCCAAATATTAAAGGAATTTTTAATCGACTCTCTTCCACAGCCAGTTTCTGAACCTCTTTAATTTTACCAACTCCCTTCAGATTAAATAATCCTCCAACTTTTCCCTGACGAATTTTTTCTGCCACATCGCTGCTTTTTGCCTGTCCGGTAGTTATATCCCCGGTCACAGGTAAATTGAGCTGTCCTATTTTCTCTTCGATAGTCATTTTCTTCATCAAAGCATCTATAAAACGGTCCATATCTCCGGGAGATCGTTGTGCAAACGTACATGTAGAAATCAACAGAATGAGGGAAATAATATATTTTTTATAATACCAATTATTCATAAGTTACTAATTTTACCAATTGAATTGAAATAAAAAGTCTAAGAAGGTTATGTCTAAACACCTCCTTCTTAGACACTTATTCATATTTTAACAATACCTATTATTTGTAATCAGGATTCTGAACCAAGATTCCATTGGATTTATCAATTTCATCTTGTGGAAGTGGCAGATAACGGTGTTTATCCTGATATTTCACCTTACCAACATTATGTAGAACATCTTTTGCAATACCCCAGCGAACCAAATCATAAAAACGATCGAATTCAAGTGCTAATTCAATACGGCGCTCATGACGGATAGCATCTCTTAAAAGAGCCTGATCTGTTGTTGTAACTTTTGGCAGAATTGTATTATCATTACCACGAGCACGAGCTCTGATCATTTCTAAATCGTCTGACGCTTCTTTTGCATTGCCCATTTCATTTGCAGCCTCAGCAACCATCAAGACAACATCAGCATATCTGATCAGTCGGATATTTACCCAAAATCCACTATTAGTAAATTCCTTGCGCTTAGCTGGGTTTGTATAGGCCTTTTTATTATAGTATGCTCCCATTCCTGATGAAACAGGAGATTCTCCATAAGGTTTATTAGTATTTTCGGGAGTTATAGGTTCATCTGCACTTTTTCTGAAATAAAGTAAAGTTGCGTCTTTACGAGGATCTCCTGGTTCATAAGCTTCGCCCAGTTCTTTTGTTGCCATGTGCCATCCCCAGCCTAAATTCGACTGTCCTGAACCGCGTACACCCTGTACCTGACAGAACTGGCTCCCAATTGAAGTACTAGCAGGTAATGCAGCTGTAGAAGCACATTGTAATTCAAAAACAGACTCACTGCAGTTTTCGCCTTCATCAGTAAATATCTTGTCGTACGGGGTATTCAAATTATACAAACCCGAGTTCATTACATCTTTAGCAACAGAATACATGTTACTCCAACTATTTCTCATCATGTAAGTACGTGCATGAAGTGCGCGGGCAGCTCCCCAGGTCAAACGACCAATATATTCTGAGCTCCATTGCTTTGGAAGTAACTTTTCAGCTTCGTCCAAGTCTTTATCTATCTGCTCATAAATCTTTTCAGCAGTTGTTTTAGGAACATTTGCTTCAGCTGCATCTCTGATTTTAGCTGTAACTAAAGGTACTTCTCCAAAAGCTCTTACCAGATTGAAATAGCAATAAGCACGGAAAAAGAGTGCTTCACCTTTGTTTCTTTGAGATGCATCATCCTTCGAATTTAAATTATCTACAGAATAAATTACAGAGTTGGACTGATATATAATCGTGTAATTTTGTGACCAATAAGCTTTTACGGTTCCATTATTCGTTGTATATTCAAAGTCATCCCAAAAGGCAGCCTGATCTGCCCCATCGCCTACGGAGCTTCCTTTTTCTGAATCTTCTGAACGAACGTAGTGTATCATAAACGCAGGAATACCAGCAGTAATATTATAACTACGCATTAATGTATAGATACTAAAGACCTGTCCATCAATCGCAGAACCACCTTCGGGAGTATCATCCTCTGTGAACTGTCCAAGAGGACTTCGGTCAAGAAAATCGCTACAACCTGTAAAGCTAAAAGCAGAAGTAGCCAACATCAACGATAATATATATTTATTAAGTTTCATAGTTTGCAATTTTAATAGTAATTAGAAAGTTAAGTTGAGACCAAATGTATAAACTGCCGGCATAGGATATGATCCGTCGTCAACACCAAAAGCTGTTGCAGAACCACCCAGTTCAGGTGTATATCCTGTATTATGCTTCCAAGTTTTCAGATTCTGAACATTTGTATAAATCTTTAATGCTTTTATACGTAGTTTATTCAGAAATTCTTTATCAAAATTATAAGCTAACTGAATATTACGGATGCGGAAGAAACTGCCATCTTCAATGTAATAATCTGAATTCTGATTATTGATTGTGTGTTTGATATTCAACAAAGGTTGAGAATTTGAAGTCCCTTCACCATGCCAACGATTTATTCGTTGTGCCATGAAATTAAACTGTGACCAGTTATAATTATCCCATGTGCGGAAAATTTCATTTCCCTGTTGTCCCATCATATCAATACTTAATTCAAAGTTCTTATAAGACACTCCTAAATTAATACCATAAGTAAAGTCTGGAGTTGGATTACCTATAATAGCACGGTCAGCCGGAGTTATAAAATTATCTCCGTTTATATCGACAAATTTCAGATCACCAGGAGTAACTGTTGCAAGTTTATTAACCGGAGAATTCGAAATATCAGCAGCAGACTGATAAACTCCTTCTACTTTATAACCATAAAAATAACCGATAGGGTAACCCGCTTGTGTATAACTCATGCTTTTAGCTCCATCAATAATAGAATATCCATTTTGAACCAAACTTAAAACCTTATTCTTTATCGTGGTTAAATTACCTCCAATGCTATATCCCCAATCACCTCTGCGGTCATTCCATGATGCTGCCAATTCAAAGCCTTTATTTTCAATTTCACCTAAGTTGCCAATTCCAGGTACAGTACCAGATAGTCCGGGAACAGTAGCAAGCAAATCCTTTGTATTCTTTTTATAATACACCCCTTCAAAATGAAGACGATTTTTCAGCATATTTGCTTCCAAACCAGCTTCCCACGCTTTTACTTTTTCCCAATGTAAGTTTACATTTGGCAAATATTCTAATTGATAACCCGGGATAATATTATTTCCAAATACAGCAGAAGATGAATTAACCAATAATGGTTCAGCCGGATAAGCCGATTTCATTGCCTGATTACCAAGAGTACCCCAGGAACCTTTCAACTTCAACATATCAAAGAAGTTTTGATTAGCCATAAATTTTTCTTCAGACATCAACCAGCCTCCACCTACTGAGTAGAAATTTTGCCACTGATTACCTGTGTAAGAGAAAGCAGAGGAACCGTCACGACGGAAAGAAGCATTTAACAAATACTTTCCATCATAGTTATAAAGTACACGTGCTAATGCAGAAACAGTTGTACGTTCCCATTGTGTGCTACCATTGGTTGAAGCTCCGGCATCGCCAATACTTACGTACCATTTATCCGGATCATCTGCAATCACTAATCCAACACCCTGATCACGTCCGGCAGTAAGCAAACTATAAGAATTGTAATAAGTTGTAAAACCTGCTGTTGCAGTAATATTGTGTTTGTTAAATGAATTCACATAAGTCAATAAATAATCACTCTGCACTTTTGTTTCATCGCTTTTATTTTGTTCTATAGCAGTTTTCTTTGTGCCTAATATATTAATATCTCCCTCAGCATCTGGGTCGTACACTTTTATAATAGGTGTGTATTTACGATAACTATTTGAAGCATAATCCATTGAAAAAGTAGTACGGAAAGTAAAATCATTTAAGAATTTCCACTCACCATAAATATTGCCTGCAGTACGATAATTGGTTGCACGTGCAGTATTAGCACGTTCTTCAACATCTACCATTGGGTTGGTTATCTGTGCTTTCTGAAAATCCGGAAGTGCAGCAAATAATTTATATTCATCATTGTAAACCGAAGCTACCGGAGTAGAACGAATTGCATTCAATACTTCTTTTGCATCAGTAGGTAATATACGTGCACCATTGAATTGAAAACCAAATTTCAGATTTTTATTTACGCTATACTCATTGCTTGCATTCAAAGTTATCTTACTATATTTTTCATGTTTTATATTACCCTGCTCACCAGAATATCCTATACCTAAATAAAATCTGTTCTTTTCAGAAGCACCAGTAATACTGATATTATTATTGGTCACAAAACCTGTCTGAAAAATTTCATCCTGCCAGTCTGTATCAGCAGTCCAGTTTGTAAAGTCAAATTTACTAGCTCCCTGGTTTACCAATTGTTCATTATAAAGTTCTTTAAATTCGGCAGCATTTGCCATATGAATTTTGTCTACTACTTTTTTCCAACCAAAAGAAGTGTTTATATTCACTAAAGTCTGACCTTCTTTAGCTTTTTTTGTAGTTACAATTATTACACCATTAGCACCACGCACACCAAAAATTGCTAAAGAAGAAGGATCTTTCAGAATTTCCATTGATTCAATATCCGCTGGATTCAGAAAATTAATATTGTCATTAAACAATCCATCTACAATATACAGCGGAGTGAAACCATTAATAGAATTTGTACCACGAACACGGATTTCCGGATCAGCACCGGCACGTCCGGTATTAATCACCTGTACACCAGCAACTTTACCTTGTAATGATGCTAAAGGGTTAGTAGCTGGTTTATTAGCAATTTCATCTCCTTTAATATTAGTGATCGAACCAGTCAAATCTCGTTTTTTTGCTGTACCATAACCTATCACTACGGTTTCTGACAACATTGTTGCATCGTCCTTCATTAACACATTGATAGTACTCCGTCCTTCAACCTTAATCAACAAGGTTTTCATTCCGATATAAGAAAACTGTAAAATGGCATTGGGAGCAGCTGAAATAGAATAAATTCCATCAATATCTGTTGTTGATCCTCCTGAAGAACCAATAACCCGGATTGCAACTCCAATTAAAGGCTCGTTTTGTTCGTTAGTAACTTTACCCGTTAAAGTTTTATTCTGAGCAAACACTGAAGATATAGAAATGCCCATGATACCTATCAGAACCAATAAGGTTCTTAGCCAAGACATGTTCTTCATAGAAATTGTTTTTAAAGATTGTTTTTTCATCGCATTAAATTTTAACCATATTTCCAACTGTAATTGTCTGCGTTCAGCAACGTTTTTATAACTCATTACTGATTAAATGGGCCCCTATTATAATCAAGTACCAAGTTAACAAAGTTTCGATCTTAGATTGCCGACAATCAAATTCTGTCGCAAACATATGAATGGAAAATAGCAGAAACAAAAAAAGCCCCTCACAATAGATACATGAAGGTGCTTTTTAACAAATAAGAAACCTCATATTTACCTCTCAAAATAAATTTAATAATTGATACACAATGCCTTATAATAGAGATTTAATCTATATCAATGAAACATTCATTCAGGTTTTGAGTAGGTTTTAGATCAAGTTTTTTTCTTAATCGGTAGCGGTTGTTTTCTACCGCGCGAACTGATATGTTCATTAAGGAAGCAATATCTTTAGATTCCAGACCAAGTTTTAAGCAGGCGCATAGTCTTAGATCATTATTGGTTAGTTGGGGATACATCGTTTTGAGTTTCTTGAAAAAATTCTTATGCTTTTGCTCAAATCTAATAAGAAACATATTCCAATCATCTTCCGTATCCATGTTATTGGCTAAAAGTATATTCATTTTCTGAATAAAAGGTAGTAATAACGATTTCTGGGCGTTCTTGGTATAGAAGTCATCTACAATCTTTTTTAAATTAAGAATCAACTCATTCTTTTTGATAATAAAAGAAGTCTGAGTAAACAATTCAGCATCTTTCTCTTCTATCTTATTCAATAAATTCTCATTCATTTTTCTTAGATAGCGGGCTTCGCGTGCACGTACTTTTTGTAAATGCAAATTACGATATCTGCGTAATACAAGCAGCCATACTAAATAGAGAATCAAGCCTGTAATTACAAAATAGAGCAAATACGCCCAGAATGTTTGATGCCACGGAGGCAATATTTCAAACTTATAGATAGTTTCTTCCGATTTATGTCCCAAACCATCAACAGTCCGCAGTTTAAAGGTATAGTTTCCTTTTGGTAAACGAGCATAAAAAACCTTTCCTGTTGTAGACGGCACACTCCATTCATTATTCACACCTTCAAGAACATACTGTACTGAGAGATTGGAAGTAAACGAATGACTCTCTGTAAAACTAAAAGTTACATTATTATAATTATATGAAATTTCAGAATCTTTTCCAGGATCAAGATAACGTTCTTTTCCTTCTGATATACTAATGCGTACTGATTCTATTAAAGGAGCATTTAATCGCACTTGACTGAAATTCTTTTTATGTAGATTGTGAAGTATA
Proteins encoded in this window:
- a CDS encoding endonuclease/exonuclease/phosphatase family protein; translation: MKRYILNFILAAFCVLTTSCGTQQKVLNADVMTFNIRLNVPSDSLNSWQYRKDNAANMIRYYAPDILGMQEVLYNQLVDLKERLPQYTAIGAGRTDGKEAGEYCSLLFKTDRFELIKEGNYALSETPEKIGVKGWDAAYERIVTWAILKEKKTGKEFVCFNTHLDNMGEIARREGAKLLLTKAKELAPGLPVVITGDFNGTSDSEPIQIIIHNGMKDARAASPVVYGPSWSFHDFGRLKDSERVLIDYIFVSTSVQINKFCVIKDTPEQGYLSDHNPVLVNITIK
- a CDS encoding TonB-dependent receptor; translation: MKKQSLKTISMKNMSWLRTLLVLIGIMGISISSVFAQNKTLTGKVTNEQNEPLIGVAIRVIGSSGGSTTDIDGIYSISAAPNAILQFSYIGMKTLLIKVEGRSTINVLMKDDATMLSETVVIGYGTAKKRDLTGSITNIKGDEIANKPATNPLASLQGKVAGVQVINTGRAGADPEIRVRGTNSINGFTPLYIVDGLFNDNINFLNPADIESMEILKDPSSLAIFGVRGANGVIIVTTKKAKEGQTLVNINTSFGWKKVVDKIHMANAAEFKELYNEQLVNQGASKFDFTNWTADTDWQDEIFQTGFVTNNNISITGASEKNRFYLGIGYSGEQGNIKHEKYSKITLNASNEYSVNKNLKFGFQFNGARILPTDAKEVLNAIRSTPVASVYNDEYKLFAALPDFQKAQITNPMVDVEERANTARATNYRTAGNIYGEWKFLNDFTFRTTFSMDYASNSYRKYTPIIKVYDPDAEGDINILGTKKTAIEQNKSDETKVQSDYLLTYVNSFNKHNITATAGFTTYYNSYSLLTAGRDQGVGLVIADDPDKWYVSIGDAGASTNGSTQWERTTVSALARVLYNYDGKYLLNASFRRDGSSAFSYTGNQWQNFYSVGGGWLMSEEKFMANQNFFDMLKLKGSWGTLGNQAMKSAYPAEPLLVNSSSAVFGNNIIPGYQLEYLPNVNLHWEKVKAWEAGLEANMLKNRLHFEGVYYKKNTKDLLATVPGLSGTVPGIGNLGEIENKGFELAASWNDRRGDWGYSIGGNLTTIKNKVLSLVQNGYSIIDGAKSMSYTQAGYPIGYFYGYKVEGVYQSAADISNSPVNKLATVTPGDLKFVDINGDNFITPADRAIIGNPTPDFTYGINLGVSYKNFELSIDMMGQQGNEIFRTWDNYNWSQFNFMAQRINRWHGEGTSNSQPLLNIKHTINNQNSDYYIEDGSFFRIRNIQLAYNFDKEFLNKLRIKALKIYTNVQNLKTWKHNTGYTPELGGSATAFGVDDGSYPMPAVYTFGLNLTF
- the bglX gene encoding beta-glucosidase BglX; translation: MNNWYYKKYIISLILLISTCTFAQRSPGDMDRFIDALMKKMTIEEKIGQLNLPVTGDITTGQAKSSDVAEKIRQGKVGGLFNLKGVGKIKEVQKLAVEESRLKIPLIFGMDVIHGYETIFPIPLGLSCTWNMEAIEKAARIAAIEASADGISWTFGPMLDICRDPRWGRASEGCGEDPFLGSEIAKAMISGYQGKGLKSNNEIMACIKHFALYGASEAGRDYNTVDMSRIRMMNEYMPPYKAAVEAGAGSIMASFNEIDGVPATANKWLLTDLLRNQWGFNGFVVTDFTGIAEMVYHGIGDLKTVSARAINAGVDMDMVSAGFTETLRKSIDEGIITINTLDKACRRILEAKYKLGLFDNPYKYCDLKRPLKDIYTKEHRAEARKIASESFVLLKNENNLLPLKKQGNIAVVGPLAEAGENMVGTWSVAAVLDRSPSLVKGLRETLGDQAKVVYAKGSNLVSDTAYEKRATMFGRSLHRDNRTDKEMLEEALKVSANADVIVAALGESSEMSGESSCRTNLELPDVQRTLLTELLKTGKPIVLVLFSGRPVVLTWEQKNVPAILNVWFGGSESAYAIGDVLFGDANPSGKLTMTFPQNVGQIPLYYNHKNTGRPLGEGRWFEKFRSNYLDVSNDPLYPFGYGLSYTTFNYSNITMSSKDLDMNEELTATVTVTNTGTRDGSEVVQLYIRDLVGSVTRPVKELKGFQKIFLKAGESKEVTFKITPELLKFYDYDLNYVCEPGDFNLMIGGNSRDVKNASFTLKM
- a CDS encoding RagB/SusD family nutrient uptake outer membrane protein, with the translated sequence MKLNKYILSLMLATSAFSFTGCSDFLDRSPLGQFTEDDTPEGGSAIDGQVFSIYTLMRSYNITAGIPAFMIHYVRSEDSEKGSSVGDGADQAAFWDDFEYTTNNGTVKAYWSQNYTIIYQSNSVIYSVDNLNSKDDASQRNKGEALFFRAYCYFNLVRAFGEVPLVTAKIRDAAEANVPKTTAEKIYEQIDKDLDEAEKLLPKQWSSEYIGRLTWGAARALHARTYMMRNSWSNMYSVAKDVMNSGLYNLNTPYDKIFTDEGENCSESVFELQCASTAALPASTSIGSQFCQVQGVRGSGQSNLGWGWHMATKELGEAYEPGDPRKDATLLYFRKSADEPITPENTNKPYGESPVSSGMGAYYNKKAYTNPAKRKEFTNSGFWVNIRLIRYADVVLMVAEAANEMGNAKEASDDLEMIRARARGNDNTILPKVTTTDQALLRDAIRHERRIELALEFDRFYDLVRWGIAKDVLHNVGKVKYQDKHRYLPLPQDEIDKSNGILVQNPDYK